The Pseudoalteromonas aliena SW19 genomic sequence CAACAGCCACAATGGCATTTTGCACTTCAGGGCAAGCACACATTAATCCTTCAATCTCACCAATTTCAATTCTAAAACCACGGATTTTAACTTGTTCATCAATGCGCCCTAAATAATCAAGATCACCGTTCGGTAGATAACGAACTATGTCTCCTGTTTTATATAGGTATTTTGTGACGCATTTATTTTTTCCATCAAAATGAGGGTTTAGTATAAAACGCTCTGCTGTTTGTTCTGGCAACTGATGATATCCTCGAGCTAAACCAACACCACTGATATACAACTCACCGACAACCCCTGGTGGGAGTAGAGCAAGTGAATCATCCAAAACAAAAGCACTTGTATTTTCTATCGGTTTACCAATTACAACCTTTTGATTGCACTGTAATTCAGCCCAAGTTGCACAAATAGAAATCTCAGTTGGGCCATATGCATTGATCATACGATATTTTTTTGCCCATAGATCTACAAGATCCTGATCACAGGCTTCTCCACCAACAACTAATGCTTTTAATGCTAAATCATCTCGATATTCCATCATAGCTAAAAATGCTGGCGGCAGTAGCACATGGGTAATTGCTTCACTATAAAGCAACTCACTAAGGCAGTCAGGAGACAAACGCTGAACACTATCAGCGATAACCAGTGTTGCACCATTTAATAGTGCCATTACATATTCCCAAGTACCTGCATCAAAACTCATTGATGCAAAATGAAGTACTTTACTATTTTCGTTGACTCCTAGGTAATGTTTCTGATTTGACGCAATATTAACTATACCTTTATGTTCCAACAGCACTCCTTTAGGTTTACCCGTTGAACCTGAAGTATAAATAATATAGGCCAAATTATTAGGTGATTTATCTAAAACAAGTGCATCCAAATTATTTTTAGGATAATTAAAAAACCTTTCTCCTTTATCAAGGTCACCGAGTCCATCGATACAAATACAACTATAATCATTAAGGTCAAACTGCGAAATAATAAAATGTGTAGATAAAATGATTTCAACACCAGAATTTGACATCATATATGTAAGACGTTGAAGTGGGTAAGTAGGGTCAAGTGGTACATAACCAGAACCCGCTTTTAGTATTGCAAGTGTTCCTATAATCATTTCTAACGAACGTTCAACACATATCCCTATAACTGTATTTGTTTTTAATTTGTACTCACGAACAAGGAAATGTGCCAACTGATTCGCTCTTTCATTTAGTTCGTTGTAAGTCAGGCTATTTTTTCCAAATTGTACTGCAACTTTGTTCGGTGTTAATAGTACCTGCTGCTCAAATATCTCATGAATACAGAGGTCATCGGAATAGTCTTGGGTATTACTAAGGCCATTAACCAAATAATTCTCTAACTTTCCCCCTAATATTGATAAACAATTTAACGGCATTTTTTCAAGCTTTTCACTAGCGATATTTGCCAATGCAGTCAAACCATTATTCAGATGTTCACTTAATTGTTCGACAAAGCCCTGCTCGAATAATGCGACATCAAAACTCCAGATCGTTTCTACTTGCTCTTCGCTAATATTCAGCGCAATCTCTAAATCAAATTTTACCGCTGGATGGTTACTTTCTAAAGGAGAGAGGTTTAAATTGGGTAAATCTAACAGTGATTGCGGTTCTTGCTTCACTGAAAACTTATCATTTGTCGTCAACATTATTTGCACCAGCGGCGTATAAGCTGAACTTCTTGGTAAATTGAGTGCTTCTATAAGCTGCTCAAATGGAATATCTTGATTAACTTGTGCATCAAGGTGCACCTGTCTGACATGTGCTAGATATTCACCCAGCGTTGCTTGACTCGTGTTCAATCGTAACGCTAGAGTATTAACAAAACAACCTATTGAACCACCTAGCTTTTCTTCTGCACGATTGGCAACTGGAGTGCCAACAATAATATCGGACTGGTTGCTATGACGACTTAGAACAATAGCCAATGCGGCATGTAACAGCATAAACGAACTGAGTTTAAATTGTTTGGCAATGCATTTAAGTTGTTGAGCAACAGAAGATGGAAGATTAGATTTTACCGTAATTCC encodes the following:
- a CDS encoding non-ribosomal peptide synthetase, translated to MTIDLIKSAADQGIYLHVKDNTLHFDLTVTEFPLQLKQEIINRKAEIIKFMSHSTTKLADGISLMAKHYPKGAQLSFTQQRFWLLERMQSGNSQYNIPVALKVEGEIDLTLIERVLNTIISRHNILRTTYQEVDDKVVQLVQEESVFCLGYQDLSIVNEQERNATLSQCLHDEVKKPFDLTQDLAIRGQYLQLTELEKNLQQGVLLLTLHHIASDGWSMEVLVNEFVTLYRAFTLNQVNPLPELPVQYADFAVWQREKLQGEEFVKQLNFWRDTLKNAPITHELALQHRRPELKQSVGITVKSNLPSSVAQQLKCIAKQFKLSSFMLLHAALAIVLSRHSNQSDIIVGTPVANRAEEKLGGSIGCFVNTLALRLNTSQATLGEYLAHVRQVHLDAQVNQDIPFEQLIEALNLPRSSAYTPLVQIMLTTNDKFSVKQEPQSLLDLPNLNLSPLESNHPAVKFDLEIALNISEEQVETIWSFDVALFEQGFVEQLSEHLNNGLTALANIASEKLEKMPLNCLSILGGKLENYLVNGLSNTQDYSDDLCIHEIFEQQVLLTPNKVAVQFGKNSLTYNELNERANQLAHFLVREYKLKTNTVIGICVERSLEMIIGTLAILKAGSGYVPLDPTYPLQRLTYMMSNSGVEIILSTHFIISQFDLNDYSCICIDGLGDLDKGERFFNYPKNNLDALVLDKSPNNLAYIIYTSGSTGKPKGVLLEHKGIVNIASNQKHYLGVNENSKVLHFASMSFDAGTWEYVMALLNGATLVIADSVQRLSPDCLSELLYSEAITHVLLPPAFLAMMEYRDDLALKALVVGGEACDQDLVDLWAKKYRMINAYGPTEISICATWAELQCNQKVVIGKPIENTSAFVLDDSLALLPPGVVGELYISGVGLARGYHQLPEQTAERFILNPHFDGKNKCVTKYLYKTGDIVRYLPNGDLDYLGRIDEQVKIRGFRIEIGEIEGLMCACPEVQNAIVAVVKTAANTKHLIAYVQLVAKDIDENKAMQLINVIKSKLVEKLPDYMIPSNFIHIEQWPLSSNGKIDKRALPVLDLGCNEDEYVAAATETQERLVVIWANLLNLTEDKISINANFFSLGGDSLLASRLVRAITSDIVINLEHIEMSDIFSAQSLAEQAEKVDLLRLKQMNSQGIDNICDGKVIEEGEI